A stretch of the Verrucomicrobiota bacterium genome encodes the following:
- a CDS encoding substrate-binding domain-containing protein, whose translation MKSLLHLILCSALFTLSGCGKKTDEKSYTIAVIPKGTTHEFWKSIHAGAVKAQRELDAKGVKVEIIWKGPLREDDRDQQIQVVENFASRHVSGIVVAPLDSQALVNPVASAVQAGIPVLVMDSGLKSDKQISFVATDNYKGGLLAGEHLGKLLGGKGNVILLRYAVGSASTEEREKGFLDALSKFPDLKILSSDQYAGATRETAYQASQNLLNRFGNEVNGIFCANEPSTIAMTKALRDIGKAGGKVKMIGFDAGSQSVLDMKNGDVQGLAVQNPVLMGYLSVVTMVKHLQGESVEKRIDTGVVLVTPENMEQPDIKDLLHPPLDKYLK comes from the coding sequence ATGAAATCACTTCTTCACCTGATCCTGTGCTCTGCCCTCTTCACATTGTCTGGCTGCGGAAAAAAGACGGACGAAAAATCCTACACCATCGCCGTCATTCCCAAGGGAACGACGCATGAATTCTGGAAATCGATTCACGCTGGCGCCGTGAAAGCGCAACGGGAATTGGACGCCAAAGGCGTGAAAGTGGAGATAATCTGGAAAGGGCCGCTGCGCGAAGATGATCGCGACCAGCAGATTCAAGTGGTGGAAAATTTCGCCAGCCGGCACGTCAGCGGCATCGTTGTCGCGCCGCTCGATTCGCAGGCGCTCGTCAATCCCGTGGCCAGCGCGGTGCAGGCCGGCATTCCCGTCCTCGTGATGGATTCCGGTTTGAAATCGGACAAGCAAATCAGCTTCGTCGCCACGGACAATTACAAGGGCGGCCTGTTGGCGGGCGAACATTTGGGCAAACTTCTCGGTGGCAAGGGCAACGTGATCCTGTTGCGCTACGCCGTCGGCTCGGCCAGCACGGAAGAACGTGAGAAGGGTTTTCTGGACGCCCTGAGCAAGTTTCCTGACCTCAAGATTCTTTCCTCCGATCAATACGCCGGCGCCACGCGCGAGACGGCCTATCAGGCTTCGCAGAATTTGTTGAACCGTTTCGGCAACGAAGTGAACGGCATCTTTTGCGCCAACGAACCCTCGACCATCGCGATGACCAAGGCGTTGCGGGACATTGGCAAGGCCGGCGGCAAGGTGAAGATGATCGGGTTCGACGCCGGTTCGCAGTCCGTGCTCGACATGAAGAACGGCGACGTTCAGGGGCTGGCCGTGCAAAACCCCGTGCTCATGGGCTACCTCTCCGTGGTGACGATGGTCAAACATTTGCAGGGCGAGAGCGTGGAAAAGCGGATCGACACCGGCGTGGTGCTCGTGACGCCGGAAAACATGGAGCAACCCGACATCAAGGACTTGCTCCACCCGCCGCTGGATAAATATTTGAAGTGA
- a CDS encoding CHAT domain-containing protein, whose product MSELTRLSEVQFDPATHDARRRELQTELSLLEEKLAERVGLVAQTIRERNLTLNDIARSLPPQSALVDFIQYRRYDFTARTNYWKEQHYAAYLTFPLARDSTNVVVERVDLGEAAPINEAVELVSKRMSAGQFAAKDLSPALQRLSDLVYAPLARHLTNVSHLIICPDWQLSRLPFEMLPVGNKFLVEEKTISYVTSGREVVRIANAKLKIKNSKSLVMGNPDFDFDLRSSRHEEALTKSSQPSTPINREQANDSQPGVQSQLTLTATRTLSRSYRGLKFNPLPGSGIEATNVAKLLGEDASLRLGAEAREAELKAVVSPRVLHLATHGFFLADQDINREIRGIRERPFGSSTGGPGAGSFSGGSRDSRFQDWENPMVRCGIALAGANHFSKSEIGNRKSEIEDGLLTGLEASLLNLQGTELVILSACQTGSGEVKIGEGVMSLRRAFRIAGAETVLASHWKVNDKATSQLMTEFMRRWRAGEARAKAWREAQLSLLRSKDFSNPYFWAAFTLTGQWN is encoded by the coding sequence ATGTCTGAACTAACACGGTTGTCGGAAGTTCAGTTCGATCCCGCTACGCACGATGCCAGACGGCGCGAATTGCAAACCGAGTTGAGTCTGCTTGAGGAGAAGTTGGCCGAGCGTGTCGGATTGGTGGCGCAAACGATTCGTGAGCGAAACCTGACGTTAAACGACATTGCCCGGAGTCTTCCGCCGCAATCCGCGCTGGTGGATTTCATTCAGTATCGCCGTTACGATTTCACCGCCAGGACGAACTACTGGAAGGAACAACACTACGCCGCTTACTTGACCTTTCCGCTGGCGCGCGATTCCACCAACGTCGTCGTCGAGCGCGTGGACTTGGGCGAAGCCGCGCCGATCAATGAAGCGGTCGAGTTGGTCAGCAAGCGAATGTCCGCCGGACAGTTTGCCGCCAAAGATTTGTCCCCGGCCTTGCAACGCTTGAGCGACCTGGTCTATGCGCCGCTCGCCCGGCATCTGACGAATGTTTCCCACCTGATTATCTGCCCGGACTGGCAACTGAGCCGGCTGCCGTTTGAAATGTTACCCGTTGGCAACAAGTTTTTGGTGGAAGAAAAAACCATCAGCTACGTCACCAGCGGGCGGGAAGTGGTGCGGATCGCCAATGCAAAATTAAAAATTAAAAATTCAAAATCGCTGGTGATGGGCAACCCGGATTTTGATTTCGATCTTCGTAGCAGCCGACATGAGGAGGCTCTGACTAAAAGCTCTCAACCCTCAACTCCGATAAATCGCGAGCAGGCCAACGACTCTCAACCCGGAGTTCAGAGCCAACTGACGTTGACTGCTACGAGAACATTGAGCCGCTCTTACCGTGGATTAAAATTCAATCCGTTGCCGGGTTCAGGCATCGAGGCAACAAACGTGGCGAAGCTGCTGGGCGAGGACGCTTCGTTGCGTTTGGGTGCAGAAGCGCGCGAGGCGGAGTTGAAAGCCGTGGTTTCACCGCGGGTGTTGCATCTGGCTACTCACGGATTTTTTCTTGCCGACCAAGACATTAACCGCGAAATACGCGGAATACGCGAAAGGCCTTTCGGCTCTTCCACAGGCGGGCCGGGGGCGGGTTCCTTTTCGGGTGGTTCTCGTGATTCGCGGTTTCAAGATTGGGAGAATCCAATGGTGCGTTGCGGCATTGCATTGGCGGGAGCGAATCACTTTTCAAAATCGGAAATCGGAAATCGGAAATCGGAAATTGAAGACGGCTTGCTCACCGGGTTGGAGGCTTCGTTGCTCAATTTGCAGGGAACGGAACTGGTCATCCTCAGCGCCTGCCAAACTGGTTCAGGCGAAGTGAAGATCGGCGAAGGCGTGATGTCGCTGCGCCGCGCGTTCAGAATTGCCGGCGCGGAAACCGTGCTGGCGAGTCATTGGAAAGTCAATGATAAGGCCACGAGCCAGTTGATGACGGAATTCATGCGGCGCTGGCGGGCGGGCGAAGCCCGCGCGAAGGCTTGGCGGGAAGCACAGTTGTCCTTGTTACGCTCGAAAGATTTTTCCAACCCTTACTTCTGGGCGGCGTTTACGCTGACAGGGCAGTGGAACTGA
- a CDS encoding prepilin-type N-terminal cleavage/methylation domain-containing protein, with amino-acid sequence MRYRSTRVSANELIMQTPAASSRDERPERQGGHAAFTLIELLVVISIIAILAGLLLPALAKAKVQAKRIPCMNNQRQLALTWIIYAGDNNDRVVANGRPPNGNSPAFKSWVQGAFYYAPDNTNVNLLLSPSYALFAPYLKAVNVYRCAGDRPTVKVGGRNYPKLRSYSLNAYVGWEGPFDERMSTAYKIFKKNSEVVLPRPGGVFLFQDVHPDSICWPYFGIYMDERLDRFFNFPAGHHNRSGVVSFSDGHAEAHRWRDARTVRAFSPDYHAHNDPSPKNIDVVWLRERTTIPTTSISLPGVP; translated from the coding sequence ATGCGTTATCGATCCACCAGAGTCTCCGCGAATGAATTGATTATGCAAACGCCCGCCGCGAGCAGCCGGGATGAGCGACCGGAACGACAAGGAGGCCATGCGGCGTTCACGTTGATTGAACTGCTGGTGGTGATCTCCATCATTGCGATTCTTGCCGGCTTGTTGTTGCCCGCGTTGGCGAAAGCCAAGGTGCAAGCCAAGCGGATTCCCTGCATGAATAATCAGCGGCAACTGGCGTTGACGTGGATCATTTATGCCGGAGACAACAACGATCGGGTGGTGGCGAATGGCCGGCCGCCCAATGGCAACAGTCCGGCATTTAAGTCCTGGGTGCAGGGAGCGTTCTATTACGCGCCGGACAACACAAACGTCAATCTGCTGTTAAGCCCCAGCTATGCGCTGTTCGCCCCCTACCTGAAAGCGGTCAATGTGTACCGTTGCGCCGGCGACCGCCCGACGGTCAAAGTCGGCGGCCGCAATTACCCGAAGCTCCGCAGTTATTCGTTGAACGCCTACGTGGGTTGGGAAGGCCCGTTTGATGAGCGAATGTCAACCGCCTATAAGATCTTCAAAAAGAATTCCGAGGTCGTCCTGCCGAGGCCCGGTGGTGTGTTCCTGTTTCAGGATGTTCATCCTGACAGCATTTGCTGGCCGTATTTCGGAATCTACATGGATGAGCGCTTGGATCGATTCTTCAACTTCCCTGCCGGCCATCACAACCGAAGCGGAGTGGTTTCATTTTCAGATGGCCATGCCGAGGCGCACCGATGGCGGGACGCCCGCACTGTCAGGGCCTTCTCCCCCGACTACCACGCTCACAACGATCCGTCCCCCAAGAACATCGATGTGGTCTGGTTGCGTGAGCGGACTACCATCCCCACCACCAGCATCAGCTTGCCGGGAGTGCCCTAA
- a CDS encoding sigma-70 family RNA polymerase sigma factor has protein sequence MSVLKLKALQTGDADAWNAAFDWLWPTVFAVAQLKLRRYLPNEVEDVAIEALEELVEKVRVVKSSEELKPLAASIAHHRAVSLLRERFAKKRGEGKTESLDAPTDDDGHPHDPPSGDSPLADLEQWELAQRLSQSLAELKPPLGEILSDFFLHGLRYEEIARKRGVAVGSVGVYLKRGLEAMRRIWGREENS, from the coding sequence ATGAGCGTGCTCAAACTCAAGGCTCTCCAAACCGGCGATGCGGACGCCTGGAACGCAGCGTTTGACTGGTTGTGGCCGACGGTCTTTGCGGTGGCGCAATTGAAACTTCGACGCTATCTCCCAAACGAGGTTGAGGACGTGGCGATTGAAGCATTGGAGGAATTGGTGGAGAAGGTGCGCGTCGTCAAATCCTCGGAGGAATTGAAGCCGCTGGCGGCAAGCATCGCGCATCATCGGGCGGTGAGTTTGCTGCGGGAGCGGTTTGCCAAGAAGCGCGGCGAAGGAAAGACGGAGTCTTTGGACGCGCCGACGGATGATGACGGCCACCCTCACGACCCGCCATCAGGCGATTCGCCATTGGCGGATTTGGAGCAATGGGAACTGGCGCAACGGCTCAGCCAGTCGCTCGCGGAACTCAAACCGCCGCTGGGTGAAATCCTTTCAGATTTCTTTCTGCACGGTTTGCGTTACGAGGAAATTGCCAGGAAGCGCGGCGTGGCGGTCGGCTCGGTGGGCGTTTATTTGAAACGCGGACTGGAAGCGATGCGGCGCATTTGGGGACGTGAGGAAAATAGTTGA
- a CDS encoding ATP-binding protein, whose product MRYLRRLLESPVAAAARSFPAIVLTGPRRSGKTWLLRHRFPQASYYLFEDPDVVSRFRHDPQGFLDGVRLPVILDEIQNVPEVFNFVRARIDRQPRRVGQWFLTGSQEAGLMQNVTESMAGRAAVLQLLPMSASETPKVSLLRGGFPEVLARPAAAGLWFSSYLQTYLERDVRSISAVQEPATFRRFLALVASRHGQLLNKSDLAAPLGMSVPGIGRWLDILEATAQIFLVPPYFENLGKRLIKSPKVYIADSGLACHLLGIETEAELEKSPFLGALFEGFIAGEIVKAQLNAGRRRELYYFRDQQGLEVDFVVPRKGAAVRLIEAKAARTVSPGDARPMQQLAAAWRKRPGVRGKVEQILVHRPARSGVASPAVAPGVQALPWQEFVERGLA is encoded by the coding sequence ATGCGCTACCTTCGCAGATTATTGGAATCACCCGTGGCCGCGGCCGCGCGGAGCTTTCCCGCCATCGTGCTGACCGGCCCGCGGCGCTCTGGAAAAACCTGGCTGCTCCGGCACCGGTTTCCTCAGGCGAGCTATTATCTCTTCGAGGACCCGGACGTTGTGTCCCGGTTCCGCCACGATCCGCAGGGGTTCCTCGACGGAGTGCGGCTGCCAGTGATTCTGGACGAAATTCAGAATGTGCCGGAGGTGTTCAACTTCGTCCGCGCGCGAATCGACCGCCAGCCGCGCCGGGTTGGCCAATGGTTTCTCACCGGCTCGCAGGAGGCGGGTCTCATGCAAAACGTCACAGAGTCGATGGCTGGTCGCGCTGCGGTTCTGCAATTGTTGCCGATGTCCGCAAGCGAGACGCCAAAAGTCAGCCTGTTGCGGGGCGGTTTTCCCGAAGTGCTCGCGCGTCCAGCCGCGGCCGGCCTTTGGTTCAGCTCCTATCTTCAAACGTATCTGGAGCGGGATGTGCGGTCGATCAGCGCGGTGCAGGAGCCGGCTACGTTCCGCCGATTCCTGGCGCTGGTTGCCAGCCGGCACGGGCAGTTATTGAACAAATCGGATCTGGCCGCGCCGTTGGGCATGAGCGTGCCGGGCATCGGCCGGTGGCTCGACATCCTCGAAGCCACGGCGCAGATTTTCCTGGTGCCTCCGTATTTCGAGAACCTGGGCAAACGCCTCATCAAGTCGCCGAAGGTTTACATCGCCGATTCCGGTCTTGCCTGCCACCTGCTGGGCATTGAGACGGAAGCGGAGTTGGAGAAGTCACCGTTCCTAGGCGCGCTGTTTGAAGGTTTCATTGCCGGTGAAATTGTGAAGGCCCAGTTAAACGCAGGCCGGCGGCGTGAACTCTATTACTTCCGGGACCAACAAGGGTTGGAAGTGGATTTCGTGGTGCCACGAAAAGGCGCGGCCGTGCGACTGATCGAGGCGAAAGCCGCGCGAACGGTGTCGCCCGGGGACGCCCGGCCGATGCAACAGCTCGCGGCGGCCTGGCGCAAACGGCCTGGCGTGCGGGGAAAAGTGGAACAGATCCTCGTGCATCGACCCGCACGATCGGGGGTGGCTTCTCCAGCCGTGGCTCCCGGAGTGCAGGCGTTGCCGTGGCAGGAGTTCGTGGAGCGAGGTCTTGCCTGA
- a CDS encoding ThuA domain-containing protein — translation MIKYLAALGLLLAGTSGVTVAEVLIVADEFPAMELVAAKLKSEERITSKVISQTELPASLAPFDAVIVYIHKELSASAEAALIDYTKAGGKLVVLHHSISSAKRKNPHWFSFLEVALPESDVAAGGYKWIHPVTLDFVNLAPRHYIMTNRVNYPAQISYATTNAPVRNGGLPGFTLEESEVYLNHALTGPRTLLMGFKYVDAGTKTTYMQDTAGWIKPTGKGWIIYLSPGHSVKDFENPTFARIVLNAVVWKP, via the coding sequence ATGATCAAATACCTCGCCGCGCTTGGTTTGTTGCTTGCGGGAACTTCGGGAGTCACGGTGGCGGAAGTGTTGATCGTGGCAGACGAATTCCCGGCCATGGAACTGGTGGCGGCAAAATTGAAAAGCGAGGAACGCATCACCAGCAAAGTCATCTCGCAAACGGAGCTTCCCGCCAGCCTTGCGCCTTTCGATGCGGTGATCGTTTACATCCACAAGGAACTTTCGGCAAGTGCGGAAGCTGCCTTGATCGATTACACCAAGGCCGGTGGCAAGCTCGTGGTGCTCCATCATTCCATCAGTTCCGCCAAGCGGAAGAACCCGCACTGGTTTTCGTTTCTGGAGGTCGCGTTACCCGAAAGCGATGTCGCTGCGGGTGGCTACAAATGGATTCACCCGGTGACCTTGGATTTCGTGAATCTCGCGCCGCGCCATTACATTATGACGAACCGCGTGAATTACCCGGCCCAAATTTCTTATGCGACCACGAATGCGCCGGTTCGTAACGGCGGCCTGCCCGGATTCACGCTCGAAGAATCAGAAGTTTACCTGAATCATGCGCTCACCGGACCCCGCACGCTGCTCATGGGGTTTAAATACGTGGACGCCGGCACGAAGACGACTTACATGCAGGACACTGCTGGCTGGATAAAACCGACGGGCAAGGGTTGGATCATCTACCTCAGTCCCGGTCACAGCGTGAAGGATTTTGAAAATCCAACTTTTGCGCGGATTGTCCTCAACGCCGTGGTCTGGAAACCGTGA
- a CDS encoding ABC transporter ATP-binding protein encodes MDAILKIENLCVEFRSREFGGGAKAAVKGLNLSVNAGEVFGFLGPNGAGKTTTMNVLLGFVNATHGEAYLFGVNVREPIARQRIGYLPELTYYYKFLTAEELLRFYARIFGIPRRESEKRIDHLLKLVELDSARKRPIKQYSKGMQQRVGLAQALINDPDLLLLDEPTSGLDPLGRMKVREIIQRLKSEGKTVFFSSHELGEVETVCDRVAILHQGELKIEGRVGDLVDQYRSNLEQIFLKIIGYMPAS; translated from the coding sequence ATGGACGCGATTTTGAAGATCGAGAATTTGTGTGTCGAATTTCGGAGTCGGGAGTTCGGCGGAGGCGCAAAGGCTGCTGTAAAGGGCTTGAACCTGAGTGTGAACGCCGGGGAAGTTTTCGGATTTCTCGGCCCTAATGGTGCGGGCAAGACGACGACCATGAACGTTCTGCTCGGTTTTGTGAACGCGACCCACGGGGAAGCCTACCTGTTTGGCGTGAATGTTCGCGAGCCGATTGCGCGCCAGCGCATCGGCTATCTGCCGGAACTGACCTACTACTACAAGTTCCTTACGGCGGAGGAATTGTTGCGTTTTTACGCCCGGATTTTCGGAATCCCCCGGCGGGAATCCGAAAAGCGCATCGATCATCTCCTGAAGTTGGTGGAGTTGGATTCGGCGCGCAAACGTCCCATTAAGCAATACTCCAAGGGGATGCAACAGCGCGTGGGTCTGGCACAGGCGCTGATCAATGATCCGGATCTTTTGCTGCTCGATGAACCGACCAGCGGTCTGGACCCGCTGGGCCGGATGAAGGTGCGGGAAATCATTCAGCGTTTGAAAAGCGAAGGCAAGACGGTTTTCTTCTCGTCCCATGAACTTGGCGAGGTGGAGACTGTGTGCGACCGCGTGGCGATTCTGCACCAGGGCGAGCTTAAGATCGAAGGGCGGGTTGGCGACTTGGTGGATCAATACCGAAGCAATCTGGAACAGATTTTTCTTAAGATCATCGGCTACATGCCGGCGTCCTGA
- a CDS encoding DUF433 domain-containing protein, with product MKPKAKRSTGRAELGEYIVADPDICHGQPTFKGTRVLVWVVLEQLADGMSWDAIVKEWRGRVPKAAIAEAASLASELVKQRGYRGLNDHHRRKPARIGDLATA from the coding sequence ATGAAACCAAAAGCCAAGCGATCAACCGGGCGGGCGGAGTTGGGCGAATACATCGTCGCGGACCCCGACATCTGCCACGGCCAGCCGACTTTCAAAGGGACGCGGGTGCTGGTCTGGGTGGTTCTGGAGCAACTCGCGGACGGAATGAGTTGGGATGCCATCGTCAAGGAATGGCGTGGAAGGGTGCCCAAGGCGGCAATTGCCGAGGCGGCATCGCTGGCCAGCGAGTTGGTCAAGCAGCGGGGTTATCGCGGGCTAAATGATCATCATAGACGAAAACCTGCCCGAATTGGAGACCTCGCAACTGCGTGA
- a CDS encoding sodium-translocating pyrophosphatase — protein sequence MIKNKSRIWGVLMPIVILLGVASGAFAGEADIHIPDLKQVRFDGLGGVSGEALMYLGILICFVGAIFGLVQYKQTKALPVHESMSKVSHTIWETCKTYLFTQGKFLAILWVLIAACMIYYFKVLQGNSMGHVVVILLASILGILGSYGVAWFGIRINTVSNSRTAFSALKGNPLATLGIPLRSGMSVGLLLVAVELFFMICILVFLPRDLVGPCFIGFAIGESLGASVLRICGGIFTKIADIGSDLMKIVFKLPEDDPKNPGVIADCTGDNAGDSVGPTADGFETYGVTGVALIAFLALALAATPAIVATLIIWLFVMRALMIVTSLVSYFANEALSKAMFGGKKDFDFEAPLTHLVWITSAVSIAITFIASKLLLGDFKDTAGLAQPDLWWVLSIIISCGTVAGALIPEFTKVFVSTTSRHVREVTNCSKHGGASLNILSGFVAGNFSAFWMGLCIMVLMATSYYFSQNPALLALMPAKFLFAAPIFAFGLVAFGFLGMGPVTIAVDSYGPVTDNAQSVYELSQIESHKGIKEEIKRDFGFDADFENAKYQLEKGDGSGNTFKATAKPVLIGTAVVGATTMVFGIIILLENMFGGVIAKLSIVQPEIILGLIMGGSVIYWFTGASTQAVVTGAYRAVVYIKENMNLSARTASEKDSKEVVRICTVYAQKGMWNIFIVVFCFALALPFFNPYFFIGYLIGIAFFGLFQAIFMANAGGAWDNAKKIVEVDLRQKGTELHAATVVGDTVGDPFKDTSSVAMNPVIKFTTLFGLLAVEIAVTIPEAQKSIKHAIGAFFFLVALIFVYRSFYAMRIPEEDTAGTDGTLVLPHTG from the coding sequence ATGATTAAAAACAAATCAAGAATTTGGGGCGTTTTGATGCCCATTGTTATTCTTCTAGGCGTTGCCTCCGGCGCTTTTGCCGGTGAAGCGGACATTCATATTCCCGACCTGAAACAGGTCAGATTCGACGGACTGGGCGGCGTGAGCGGCGAGGCGCTGATGTATCTGGGCATCCTCATCTGTTTTGTCGGGGCCATCTTTGGTCTCGTGCAATACAAACAGACCAAGGCGCTGCCGGTCCATGAGTCCATGTCCAAGGTGTCCCACACCATCTGGGAGACGTGCAAAACCTACCTGTTCACGCAGGGCAAATTCCTCGCCATCCTTTGGGTGTTGATCGCGGCCTGCATGATTTACTACTTCAAGGTCCTCCAGGGAAATTCGATGGGTCACGTGGTGGTCATTCTTCTCGCCTCCATTTTGGGCATCCTCGGTTCTTACGGCGTCGCGTGGTTCGGTATCCGCATCAACACCGTCTCCAATTCCCGCACCGCATTCTCCGCGCTCAAAGGCAACCCGCTCGCCACGCTCGGCATCCCGCTCCGCTCTGGCATGAGCGTCGGTTTGTTGCTTGTCGCGGTGGAACTGTTCTTCATGATTTGCATTCTCGTCTTCCTGCCCCGCGATCTGGTCGGCCCGTGCTTCATCGGGTTTGCCATCGGCGAATCACTCGGCGCGTCGGTGCTTCGCATCTGCGGCGGCATCTTCACGAAGATTGCCGACATCGGCAGCGACTTGATGAAAATCGTTTTTAAACTGCCGGAAGACGATCCAAAGAATCCCGGTGTCATCGCGGATTGCACCGGGGACAACGCCGGCGACTCGGTCGGACCGACGGCGGATGGCTTTGAAACTTATGGCGTGACCGGCGTGGCGCTGATCGCGTTCCTCGCGCTTGCGCTGGCGGCCACCCCGGCCATCGTCGCAACGCTCATCATCTGGCTGTTCGTCATGCGCGCGTTGATGATCGTGACTTCGCTGGTTTCCTATTTCGCCAACGAAGCATTAAGCAAGGCGATGTTCGGCGGCAAAAAAGATTTTGATTTTGAAGCGCCATTGACCCACCTGGTCTGGATCACTTCGGCGGTGTCCATCGCCATCACGTTCATCGCGAGCAAGCTGTTGCTGGGCGATTTCAAAGATACCGCGGGCCTGGCGCAACCCGATCTCTGGTGGGTGCTGTCGATCATCATTAGTTGCGGCACGGTGGCGGGCGCGTTGATTCCGGAATTCACGAAGGTGTTCGTCAGCACCACTTCGCGTCACGTCCGCGAGGTGACCAACTGCTCCAAACACGGCGGCGCGTCGTTGAACATCCTGTCGGGCTTCGTTGCGGGCAATTTTTCCGCCTTCTGGATGGGCCTTTGCATCATGGTGCTCATGGCCACGTCGTATTATTTTTCACAGAACCCCGCGCTGCTTGCGCTCATGCCGGCGAAGTTTCTGTTCGCCGCGCCGATTTTTGCGTTTGGTCTGGTGGCGTTCGGCTTCCTCGGCATGGGGCCGGTGACGATTGCCGTGGACAGCTACGGTCCGGTCACGGACAACGCGCAATCGGTCTATGAATTGAGCCAGATTGAATCGCATAAAGGCATCAAGGAGGAAATCAAGCGGGACTTTGGTTTCGATGCGGACTTTGAGAATGCCAAGTATCAATTAGAGAAAGGCGACGGCTCGGGCAACACGTTCAAGGCGACCGCCAAGCCGGTGCTCATCGGCACCGCGGTCGTGGGCGCGACCACGATGGTGTTCGGCATCATCATCCTGCTCGAAAACATGTTTGGCGGCGTGATCGCCAAGCTGAGCATCGTGCAGCCGGAGATTATTCTCGGTCTCATCATGGGCGGCTCGGTGATTTATTGGTTCACTGGCGCCTCCACCCAGGCGGTGGTGACCGGCGCGTATCGCGCGGTGGTTTACATCAAGGAGAACATGAATCTTTCCGCCCGCACCGCGTCGGAAAAGGACAGCAAGGAAGTCGTGCGCATCTGCACCGTCTATGCGCAGAAAGGCATGTGGAATATTTTCATCGTCGTGTTTTGCTTCGCGCTCGCGCTGCCGTTCTTCAACCCTTATTTCTTCATTGGCTACCTGATCGGCATTGCGTTCTTCGGATTGTTCCAGGCCATTTTCATGGCCAATGCCGGCGGCGCGTGGGACAACGCCAAGAAGATCGTGGAAGTGGACCTCCGCCAGAAAGGCACTGAGTTGCACGCCGCCACCGTTGTCGGCGACACCGTGGGCGATCCCTTCAAGGACACTTCATCCGTGGCGATGAACCCGGTGATCAAATTCACGACGCTCTTCGGTTTGCTGGCCGTGGAAATTGCCGTGACCATACCGGAAGCGCAGAAATCGATCAAGCACGCCATCGGGGCGTTCTTCTTCCTCGTGGCGCTGATCTTTGTCTACCGCTCGTTTTACGCCATGCGGATTCCGGAAGAAGATACCGCGGGGACGGACGGCACCCTGGTCCTGCCGCACACGGGTTAG
- a CDS encoding carbon-nitrogen family hydrolase: MNFVALQFDIAWENKSANFEKVRSLLTGSPPEKNSLVALPEMFATGFSMNADAIAEPYGGETEQFLASTAKEFGIYLVAGAAMRGRNGQARNKALVFAPAGELIAFYAKMRPFTPGGEPQHYVAGEAPIAFRWNDCAVAPFICYDLRFPEIFREAVAAHQPELFVVIANWPEKRIRHWVALLQARAIENQAYVVGVNRIGRDPYYRYSGRSLIIDPHGEIVVDADGRECCISAKLDLINLRKYREGLPFLADMKNVSSS, translated from the coding sequence GTGAACTTTGTTGCCCTCCAATTCGACATCGCGTGGGAAAACAAATCCGCGAATTTTGAAAAAGTCCGCAGCTTGCTGACCGGGTCGCCCCCTGAAAAAAACTCGCTCGTTGCCCTGCCGGAAATGTTCGCCACCGGTTTCAGCATGAACGCGGACGCAATTGCGGAACCATATGGAGGCGAGACCGAACAGTTTCTCGCGAGCACGGCCAAGGAATTTGGCATTTACCTCGTTGCCGGCGCCGCCATGCGCGGTCGCAATGGTCAGGCGCGCAACAAAGCGCTCGTCTTTGCGCCTGCCGGAGAACTGATCGCTTTCTACGCCAAGATGCGGCCTTTCACGCCGGGCGGCGAGCCGCAGCATTATGTCGCCGGTGAAGCGCCGATTGCATTCCGCTGGAATGACTGCGCAGTTGCGCCGTTCATCTGCTACGACCTGCGATTTCCGGAAATTTTCCGCGAGGCCGTGGCCGCACATCAGCCGGAGCTTTTTGTCGTGATCGCGAACTGGCCGGAGAAGCGGATTCGTCACTGGGTCGCGCTGTTGCAGGCGCGCGCGATTGAGAACCAGGCTTATGTGGTCGGCGTGAACCGCATCGGGCGTGATCCGTATTACCGATACAGCGGACGCTCGCTCATCATCGATCCACATGGAGAGATTGTTGTGGACGCGGACGGGCGGGAGTGTTGTATAAGCGCGAAACTGGACTTGATTAACCTGCGGAAATATCGCGAAGGACTACCGTTCCTTGCTGACATGAAAAACGTTTCCTCGTCGTGA